The following coding sequences are from one Candidatus Bathyarchaeota archaeon window:
- a CDS encoding AbrB/MazE/SpoVT family DNA-binding domain-containing protein produces the protein MEKIKVKILSGFRLTIPEEARSKIPIKIGDELDFVMEGNKLIYIMRTLPEDPVFAMIGLTSGEARKLSEIEEAVVEEVKEKLKRS, from the coding sequence ATGGAAAAAATAAAAGTTAAAATATTAAGCGGTTTCCGGCTTACGATTCCTGAAGAAGCCCGAAGTAAGATACCGATTAAAATAGGGGATGAGCTAGATTTCGTTATGGAAGGTAACAAGCTTATATATATAATGAGAACGCTGCCTGAGGATCCTGTCTTCGCTATGATAGGGCTAACAAGTGGTGAAGCGCGAAAATTGAGCGAAATCGAGGAAGCGGTGGTAGAAGAAGTAAAGGAGAAACTTAAGAGGAGCTAA
- a CDS encoding type II toxin-antitoxin system VapC family toxin, translated as MRFIDSNVFIYHLAADPIYGVKAKNILKRIEEGEQAATSTLVITQVCSYLKWKKEADVIPVFLSLLKKLTSLNKIETLTLDFEEAKTIQLKLNLPWDIWDDLVIAAQMKRLGITEIYSNDEDFDKISWIKRIF; from the coding sequence ATGCGCTTCATAGATTCTAATGTGTTTATTTATCATTTAGCTGCAGATCCAATTTATGGAGTAAAAGCTAAAAACATATTGAAAAGAATTGAGGAAGGAGAGCAAGCTGCTACTTCTACGCTAGTTATAACTCAAGTATGCAGCTACCTTAAATGGAAGAAAGAAGCGGATGTTATTCCAGTTTTTCTTTCGCTTTTAAAAAAGCTTACTTCCTTAAATAAAATTGAAACTTTAACGCTAGATTTTGAGGAAGCGAAAACTATTCAATTAAAGCTAAATTTACCTTGGGATATATGGGATGATTTAGTTATAGCAGCTCAAATGAAAAGATTAGGTATAACCGAGATATATTCAAATGATGAAGATTTCGATAAGATTTCCTGGATTAAAAGAATATTTTAA
- a CDS encoding AbrB/MazE/SpoVT family DNA-binding domain-containing protein, producing the protein MEIKIGNKGRITIPSKLRALLGIKEGDVLTIEASGDAILLKPKGLTVEETWGLLKVGKVEINEIEEAAGKEESCAS; encoded by the coding sequence ATGGAGATTAAAATTGGAAATAAAGGTAGAATAACCATTCCCAGCAAATTAAGAGCATTGTTAGGAATTAAGGAAGGTGATGTTTTAACGATTGAAGCTTCAGGTGACGCGATACTTTTAAAGCCTAAAGGATTAACAGTGGAGGAAACTTGGGGTTTACTTAAGGTTGGGAAAGTTGAAATAAATGAAATTGAAGAAGCAGCTGGTAAAGAGGAATCATGCGCTTCATAG
- a CDS encoding isopropylmalate synthase: protein MMEYKVFFNKLSLKTEPIIDDTTLRDGVQMPGLSVTPEDAAEIAKLMDEIGVERIELHHYHPSDKKAVKLIKDMNLNIRVAGWCRAVKEDVDDALKCGFNEIGISHPVSHIHFKAKWPDKSEEQLLNRVVEVVEYAAKDQGLKVFVHGEDSTRADWNFEKKFINAVAEAGAECYRICDTVGIGLSNPNAFLPHGIPAKIKAVKNETKIESVEIHAHDDFGNAVENTMAAIIAASGVWDKIYVSTTFLGIGERAGNAETEKIIMNLYMHYNVKKFEGKTKKLKQLADFIGKATGYVTPPNKAIVGDYAFAHESGIHTAGVLNDPLTYEPYPPELVGNKRRITIGKHSGKAVLKFKVEELTGLSPTEDQLNEIKNKIEKIYEAGRKASLKEDEFKKILKEISLIKN from the coding sequence ATGATGGAATATAAAGTTTTCTTTAATAAGCTTTCATTAAAAACGGAGCCTATAATAGATGATACAACTTTAAGAGACGGTGTTCAAATGCCTGGTTTATCTGTAACACCTGAAGATGCAGCTGAAATAGCTAAGCTTATGGATGAAATTGGAGTTGAAAGAATAGAGCTTCATCATTATCATCCATCAGATAAAAAAGCTGTAAAATTAATTAAAGATATGAATTTAAATATAAGGGTAGCTGGTTGGTGCAGAGCTGTTAAAGAAGATGTGGATGACGCTTTAAAATGCGGTTTTAACGAAATTGGAATTTCGCATCCAGTATCGCATATTCATTTTAAAGCTAAATGGCCTGATAAAAGCGAAGAGCAGCTTCTTAATAGAGTTGTTGAAGTTGTTGAATATGCAGCTAAAGATCAAGGCTTAAAAGTTTTTGTTCATGGTGAAGACAGCACTAGAGCTGATTGGAACTTTGAAAAAAAATTTATAAACGCGGTTGCTGAAGCTGGAGCTGAATGCTATAGAATATGCGATACTGTAGGCATAGGTTTATCAAACCCTAACGCGTTTTTACCGCATGGTATACCAGCTAAAATTAAAGCTGTTAAAAATGAAACAAAAATTGAAAGCGTAGAAATTCACGCGCATGATGATTTTGGGAATGCTGTTGAAAACACTATGGCAGCTATAATCGCTGCTTCAGGAGTTTGGGATAAAATTTATGTTAGCACAACCTTCCTTGGCATAGGCGAGCGAGCTGGAAACGCTGAAACAGAAAAAATAATAATGAATCTTTACATGCATTATAACGTTAAAAAATTTGAGGGTAAAACCAAAAAGTTAAAGCAGTTAGCTGATTTTATTGGGAAAGCTACAGGCTATGTAACGCCGCCTAATAAAGCTATAGTAGGGGATTACGCTTTCGCGCATGAAAGCGGAATTCATACAGCTGGTGTTTTAAATGATCCATTAACATATGAGCCTTATCCACCTGAGCTTGTTGGAAATAAGCGTAGAATAACTATAGGGAAACATTCTGGAAAAGCAGTATTAAAATTTAAGGTTGAAGAATTAACTGGGTTAAGCCCAACTGAAGATCAATTAAATGAAATTAAAAATAAAATAGAGAAAATTTATGAAGCTGGAAGAAAAGCTTCGCTTAAAGAAGATGAATTTAAAAAAATACTTAAAGAAATAAGCTTAATAAAAAATTAA
- a CDS encoding HEPN domain-containing protein — MNNIELAKSNLRQAEERFKHAKEALEAGNYPYVIRQCQEAVELSLKAALRIAGVEPPKWHDVGPILRRERLRFPQWFQEIIDELASISRSLRREREFSMYGDEETGVSAEELYTKIDALQAVTNTEKILKAVNKLLSKP; from the coding sequence TTGAATAACATTGAATTAGCTAAATCAAACCTTAGGCAGGCAGAAGAAAGGTTTAAGCATGCAAAAGAAGCTTTAGAAGCTGGCAATTACCCTTATGTAATAAGGCAATGTCAAGAAGCTGTAGAGCTTTCTTTAAAAGCAGCTCTTAGAATTGCTGGCGTGGAACCTCCTAAGTGGCATGATGTAGGGCCAATCTTACGTAGAGAAAGATTAAGATTTCCACAATGGTTTCAAGAGATAATAGATGAGCTGGCTTCAATATCAAGATCTTTAAGAAGAGAGAGGGAGTTCTCCATGTATGGCGATGAAGAAACGGGAGTGTCAGCTGAAGAGCTTTATACTAAGATAGATGCGTTGCAAGCGGTTACTAACACCGAAAAGATTTTAAAGGCTGTAAACAAGCTTCTAAGCAAACCTTGA
- a CDS encoding ATP-binding protein — protein MENNLIFKRDIEEKMLKWMERREAYAIKGPRQSGKTTLLKILENILKSKGVNTVFLNFEDPDILEAFEANPKAYIKSFLLKEGKYCFLMDEYHYVKDPGKKLKLLYDTFENVKFIVSGSSSLEISGAMAKFLVGRIFFFELFPFSFHEFLAAKNFRLTKIYEENNKSLKEFLQTGEIEIKKDIFFKEFSSFFEEYIIFGGYPAVIKAEDFETKRMILKNIYDTYISKDVVEFLKITDALKYRRVVRTLAALMGNLINYNEICSICQTYYKELKRIISILSETYIVDLIQPFYVNPITELRKAPKLYFFDLGLRNYVIDNFNSLEKRTDAEALIENFVFLNLKNNFQEALINYWRTIAGAEVDFIVRIKDEIIPVEVKYQSFKFPKISRSLRSFIKSYKVKKALIITKDFFEQMKINDAIILFIPAYYL, from the coding sequence ATGGAAAATAATTTAATTTTTAAAAGAGATATAGAGGAAAAAATGTTAAAATGGATGGAAAGGAGAGAGGCTTACGCGATTAAAGGTCCAAGGCAAAGCGGGAAAACAACTTTACTAAAGATTTTAGAAAATATTTTAAAGAGTAAAGGGGTAAACACAGTTTTCTTAAATTTTGAAGACCCTGATATACTTGAAGCTTTTGAAGCAAACCCAAAAGCGTATATTAAAAGCTTTCTATTAAAGGAAGGTAAATACTGCTTTTTAATGGATGAATATCATTACGTAAAGGATCCTGGAAAAAAACTTAAACTACTTTACGATACTTTCGAGAATGTTAAGTTTATTGTTAGCGGCAGCTCCTCGTTAGAGATTAGCGGAGCTATGGCGAAGTTTCTAGTTGGCAGAATATTCTTCTTTGAATTGTTTCCATTTAGCTTTCATGAATTTTTAGCTGCTAAAAACTTTAGATTAACGAAAATTTATGAGGAGAATAATAAAAGCTTAAAAGAATTCTTGCAAACTGGGGAAATTGAAATCAAGAAAGATATCTTCTTTAAGGAGTTTTCTTCATTTTTTGAAGAGTATATAATTTTTGGCGGTTATCCAGCTGTGATAAAAGCGGAGGATTTTGAAACTAAAAGAATGATATTAAAAAATATTTATGATACGTATATTTCAAAAGATGTTGTGGAATTCCTTAAAATAACTGATGCTTTAAAATATAGGCGTGTTGTTAGAACTTTAGCAGCATTAATGGGAAACTTGATAAATTACAATGAGATTTGCTCAATATGCCAAACCTACTATAAAGAGCTTAAAAGAATAATTTCAATTTTATCAGAAACATATATAGTAGACTTGATTCAACCATTTTACGTAAATCCTATAACAGAATTAAGGAAAGCTCCAAAACTATACTTCTTCGATTTAGGCTTAAGAAATTATGTAATAGATAATTTTAATTCGCTTGAAAAAAGAACTGATGCTGAAGCATTAATTGAAAACTTTGTGTTTTTAAATTTAAAAAATAATTTTCAAGAGGCGTTAATAAATTACTGGAGAACAATAGCTGGAGCAGAAGTTGATTTTATAGTTAGAATAAAAGATGAAATAATTCCTGTGGAGGTGAAATATCAAAGTTTCAAGTTTCCTAAAATTTCAAGAAGCTTAAGAAGCTTTATTAAATCTTATAAAGTGAAAAAAGCTTTAATTATAACAAAAGATTTTTTTGAGCAAATGAAAATTAACGATGCAATCATTCTTTTTATCCCAGCATATTATCTATAA
- a CDS encoding Lrp/AsnC family transcriptional regulator, translating to MKNLDELDLKIIGLLQEDCRLSFNKIARKLELSVGTAYNRIKNLEKKGVVKGYTAIIDPVKIGYNLTAIILIQAEGKYLLKVESEIAKMNNVVLVYDITGDFDIVVIARFKDRSDLNNFVKNILAMPYVKRTVTNVVLNVIKEDFKTPKI from the coding sequence ATGAAGAATTTAGATGAATTAGATTTAAAAATAATAGGGCTTCTTCAAGAGGATTGTCGGTTAAGCTTTAATAAAATAGCGAGAAAACTTGAGTTATCTGTTGGCACAGCCTACAATAGAATTAAAAATTTAGAGAAGAAAGGGGTTGTGAAAGGTTATACCGCTATTATAGATCCAGTTAAAATTGGATATAATTTAACAGCAATAATATTGATTCAAGCTGAAGGAAAATATCTTTTAAAAGTTGAAAGCGAAATTGCAAAAATGAATAATGTAGTTTTAGTTTATGATATTACTGGAGACTTCGATATTGTTGTAATCGCTAGATTTAAAGATAGAAGCGACTTAAATAATTTTGTGAAAAATATTTTAGCGATGCCTTATGTAAAAAGAACAGTTACAAATGTGGTTCTTAACGTTATTAAAGAAGATTTTAAAACTCCTAAAATTTAA
- a CDS encoding type II toxin-antitoxin system VapC family toxin encodes MRFIDATIFIKWGQATLNEALNKESISLCGYILVKIQDGEEALTSSLVKDEVLIWFSRYKASRLSSFLHSFITLTNIKVVHPTLEDELEAAKLYGRFPLGISDLINLSVMKRYGVNEIYSLDKGFDNVPFIKRVFNELKEEDGYNNFVDKLKRIKQ; translated from the coding sequence ATGAGGTTCATTGATGCAACGATATTTATTAAATGGGGGCAAGCAACTCTTAATGAAGCTTTAAACAAGGAAAGCATCTCTCTTTGCGGTTATATCTTAGTTAAAATTCAAGATGGTGAAGAAGCTTTAACAAGCAGCTTGGTGAAGGATGAGGTTCTTATATGGTTTTCTCGATATAAAGCTTCCCGCCTCAGCAGCTTCCTCCACAGCTTCATAACGTTAACTAACATTAAGGTGGTTCATCCAACTTTAGAAGATGAACTTGAAGCAGCAAAGCTTTACGGTCGCTTTCCACTAGGCATTTCAGATTTAATCAACTTATCAGTTATGAAAAGATATGGCGTGAATGAAATCTACTCGTTAGATAAAGGTTTTGACAACGTTCCATTTATTAAACGCGTTTTCAATGAGCTTAAAGAAGAAGATGGATATAACAATTTTGTTGATAAGCTTAAACGAATAAAGCAATAG
- a CDS encoding nucleotidyltransferase domain-containing protein, whose protein sequence is MNEPYRTLVQKLLQELLKVFGDSLVSFVIYGSVARGKAEKDSDLDILLVIEHLPKSRFERLNLFSKAEEELEPLLNKLLDEGYGIALSPIMKSKGEALRMSPLYLDMVEDSIIIYDKGEFFKNILQRLKKRLKELGAERVWIGKKWYWRLKKEFKLGEVIIIE, encoded by the coding sequence ATTAATGAACCTTACAGAACTTTAGTGCAGAAGCTTCTTCAAGAGCTTCTTAAAGTTTTCGGAGATAGCCTAGTCTCCTTTGTGATATATGGCAGCGTTGCTCGAGGTAAAGCCGAAAAGGATAGCGATTTAGACATTCTGCTAGTTATTGAGCATTTGCCTAAATCAAGATTTGAAAGGCTAAATTTATTCAGCAAGGCTGAGGAAGAGCTTGAGCCGTTGCTGAATAAGCTTCTAGATGAAGGCTATGGCATAGCGCTATCTCCAATAATGAAATCTAAAGGAGAAGCCTTAAGGATGAGCCCCCTTTATCTTGATATGGTTGAAGATTCTATAATAATTTATGATAAAGGCGAATTCTTTAAGAACATTCTTCAAAGACTTAAGAAAAGGCTAAAGGAGCTTGGTGCTGAAAGAGTATGGATTGGCAAAAAATGGTATTGGAGGCTTAAGAAGGAGTTTAAGCTTGGTGAAGTGATAATTATTGAATAA